A segment of the Poseidonibacter antarcticus genome:
TTCATCCATTAAAATCCGAGAAGAAGAACTTAATTCAGTACTATCAAAAGCAAATAAACTATCTCCATCTAATACAAGTTTTGGAACATAACGATTTACGAGATTACTACTTATTTTAATACCATTAAGTTCCTCTTTTCCTTGAACACTATCAACAATAACAGGAAGAAAAATTTTATTTTTATCTTCTATTATTTTAATATATGTAATTGAATCTCTTGAAATTCCAACAGCTTGTAAAGCCCCTTTTCTTAAAGAATCTCCTCTTGATGCAACACGTAAATTAATACTACTACTGCATGCCTTTGCTTGAACATATTCACCTGGTAATAATGCTCCTACAACATTATTATTAATAAAAATTAATGGGGTTTTTTGTATATTTTTACTATCTTCTCTATAAAATACAATCGATCCCTGGTTTATATTTACTTTAGCCCCATCACTAATAGGTCCATGTAAAAGTTCCCCCGCCATACTATTTGTAAAAAAGCCTGTAAATATAATAAAACATATTATATTTAGTTTAAATTTTGAACTCATTTTAGCTCCTATATTAAGTTTAATATTAAAATACTTTATTATACAATTAAATAATAAATATATGGTGAGTAATCTTATAAAATAATATACATATGTGAGAGAATGTTATATTGTCGCGATAATAACTTATGTTTGTAAAGAAAAAGATATAGAGAGATTGAATATTTTAAGAAAAATTGCAATAGTTTGATATGAGATATCAAACTATTTTTTTAGATTTATTATATTAAGATAGTGCTAACCAAATACCAATACCCATCATTAATGTTCCTGCAATTTTATTTATAAATTTTACATTAGAGCTATTTTGTAATAATTTTCTTAATGTTTTTCCACCTGTTGCATAAATAATTAGACATGAAAATTCTAAAAGTAAAATCATAAAAATTAAAATAACTAATTGTGAAGTCATAGGTAGACTATCATCTATAAAAGGTGGTAAAAGTGCTACAAAAAATGCCCATCCTTTTGGATTAGCAATTGCTGTTATAAAGCCTTGCATTGCTAAGTTCTTTTTTGAAATACTATAATTACATTCATCAAGACTTAATGCCATTTTCCCACGTGAAAGCCACATTTGAATTCCAAGATAAATTAAATATGCCCCACCACCATATTTAAGTACCAAAAAGATTGTTGGGTAATTAATCATTACAGTTGCAACTCCAACAACAGAAGATGTTGCAACAATAGCAACTCCAATTAATTCTCCATACATCATATAAAATGTTTTTTTCAATCCAATACTCATCCCCAT
Coding sequences within it:
- a CDS encoding OmpA family protein translates to MSSKFKLNIICFIIFTGFFTNSMAGELLHGPISDGAKVNINQGSIVFYREDSKNIQKTPLIFINNNVVGALLPGEYVQAKACSSSINLRVASRGDSLRKGALQAVGISRDSITYIKIIEDKNKIFLPVIVDSVQGKEELNGIKISSNLVNRYVPKLVLDGDSLFAFDSTELSSSSRILMDELIGDIAMCPNQVKTLKIIGHTDRLGSDKYNEELSFNRAEAVANYLITNGIDLPLKIEGHGSKEPVTTNCKGKYSSTLIECLQPDRRVVIEY
- a CDS encoding LysE family translocator, with the protein product MEFINLALLAVFIPTFFLVSLTPGMCMTLALSMGMSIGLKKTFYMMYGELIGVAIVATSSVVGVATVMINYPTIFLVLKYGGGAYLIYLGIQMWLSRGKMALSLDECNYSISKKNLAMQGFITAIANPKGWAFFVALLPPFIDDSLPMTSQLVILIFMILLLEFSCLIIYATGGKTLRKLLQNSSNVKFINKIAGTLMMGIGIWLALS